In the Gossypium arboreum isolate Shixiya-1 chromosome 10, ASM2569848v2, whole genome shotgun sequence genome, one interval contains:
- the LOC108487552 gene encoding beta-glucuronosyltransferase GlcAT14A-like encodes MRISKVYSWFYGYYPWMVVFATTLVLFGSLSKSNNNQDEVPSKASKFQKPLRLPNKGYGYPPVLAYWISGSKGDSNKMVRLLKAIYHPRNQYLLQLDSGSSDYERENLGLLIESETVLQTFGNVNVEGRSYAVNKMGSSALAATLHAAALLLKINSDWDWFIPLSASSYPLMNQDDLLHAFTFLPRDLNFIDYTSNPGWKQRGEINRIVVDPNLYYKSNTPINYDVETRKPDAFEIFGGSPWVILSRSFMEFCIYGWDNIPRKLLMYFTNVAYPLETYFHTVICNSFEFQNTTLSNDLRYDSIPKSPKPKILNTSKYGEIVAGESVFAQPIQEDDPLLNMIDEDVLHRMPDNFVPGSWSSCQGINQGEDLCYRWADIDTVKPGSKGIKLASLLTKLVEERRHNPSQCHQQHGP; translated from the exons ATGAGGATATCAAAGGTTTATTCATGGTTTTATGGTTATTATCCTTGGATGGTTGTTTTTGCTACAACTTTAGTATTGTTTGGAAGCTTATCAAAATCAAACAACAATCAAGATGAAGTTCCTTCGAAAGCTTCAAAGTTTCAGAAACCATTGAGGCTCCCAAATAAAGG GTATGGTTATCCACCTGTTCTTGCTTATTGGATTAGTGGCAGCAAAGGAGATAGTAATAAAATGGTGAGGTTGCTGAAAGCAATATATCATCCAAGAAACCAGTATCTGCTGCAACTTGATTCAGGTTCATCTGATTATGAAAGGGAAAATTTGGGATTGTTGATTGAATCCGAGACAGTGCTTCAAACATTCGGAAATGTTAATGTTGAAGGTAGAAGTTATGCAGTTAATAAGATGGGATCTTCTGCTCTTGCTGCTACACTTCATGCTGCTGCTTTGCTTCTTAAGATTAATTCAGATTGGGATTGGTTTATACCTTTAAGTGCCTCTTCTTATCCCCTAATGAATCAAGATG ATCTCCTCCATGCTTTTACTTTCCTTCCAAGGGATCTCAACTTCATTGATTATACTAGCAATCCGGGTTGGAAACA GAGGGGAGAGATAAACCGAATTGTTGTAGACCCCAACTTATATTATAAGAGCAATACCCCAATTAACTATGATGTTGAAACTCGAAAACCAGACGCTTTCGAGATTTTTGGAG GTTCACCATGGGTGATTCTTTCAAGATCATTCATGGAGTTTTGCATCTATGGATGGGATAACATTCCAAGAAAGCTATTAATGTATTTCACCAATGTAGCTTACCCTCTTGAAACCTATTTCCACACAGTGATTTGCAATTCATTTGAGTTTCAAAACACAACATTGAGCAATGATTTAAGGTACGACAGTATTCCGAAATCCCCTAAGCCCAAGATTTTAAACACTTCGAAGTACGGTGAAATCGTAGCTGGTGAATCAGTTTTTGCTCAGCCAATTCAAGAAGATGATCCTTTGCTAAACATGATTGATGAAGATGTTCTGCATAGGATGCCTGATAATTTCGTGCCTGGGAGCTGGTCTTCTTGTCAAG GTATCAATCAAGGTGAAGATTTATGTTATAGGTGGGCAGACATTGATACTGTGAAACCTGGTTCCAAAGGTATAAAACTTGCTTCTCTCTTAACCAAGCTTGTTGAAGAAAGGAGACATAATCCTAGCCAATGCCACCAGCAACATGGACCATGA
- the LOC108487019 gene encoding KH domain-containing protein HEN4 codes for MEKRPPPETIQIRLLCPSAKTGALIGKGGSVIRQLQSLTSAKIRILDDPFEERIIQIVADNKTPLVSNNADNPNANANAEPKKDSSEDGCNSASGGGGGGGGTTGAGEEETTSSWSPLQKAVIRVFERIVKGDAADDKESEKESENLVACCRMLLAFNQAACLLGRGGWFLEKIGQENGTQIRVLTRDQLLPCAAPGDELLQITGNFSAVKKALFSISSFLQENIAHSQPDQFPPWGYQSGHHGADYHSRGYPPNPGHENAVAHNRGGLEEEVVFKLLCQADKVGSLIGKGGSVVRAMQNDTGAAIKISDTSHDSDERIVVISAREHAEQRYSPAQDAVVRVQSRIAEIGFEPGAPIVARLLVPSQQVGYLLGKGGHIVSEMRRATGANIRVSSKEQLSKSAGLQNDEVVQVIGSLQSVQDALFHITGRLRESILPMKPPFPGINPPPYLPPYPEMPPPLFRPRHNHAPPCPYPSPGGPFHGIDPSVGPPQPLDHQPPFSHGMDHMGPHNVDRGPYSYGGDRHGHGPMFDGPSSPGSWTPQAGTPRGVYDAGPGFVARNGRPGSGNQAPILSNTKVEIVIPQTYLCHVYGENNSNLGHIRQISGANLVIHDPKPGATDGLVVVSGTSDQLRTAQSLIQAFILCGQTAA; via the exons ATGGAGAAACGGCCACCGCCGGAAACCATACAAATTCGGCTGCTCTGCCCATCAGCAAAAACCGGCGCACTAATAGGAAAAGGCGGCTCCGTTATTAGGCAACTCCAGTCTCTAACTTCTGCCAAAATTCGCATCCTCGACGATCCTTTCGAAGAACGTATAATCCAAATTGTCGCCGATAACAAAACTCCGTTGGTTTCCAACAACGCCGATAACCCAAACGCCAATGCCAATGCAGAGCCAAAGAAAGATTCCAGCGAAGATGGATGCAATTCTGCGTCGGGAGGGGGAGGGGGAGGAGGAGGTACTACTGGTGCTGGGGAAGAGGAAACGACTTCATCTTGGTCGCCGTTACAGAAGGCAGTTATTAGGGTTTTCGAGAGAATAGTGAAAGGGGATGCTGCTGATGATAAAGAAAGTGAAAAGGAAAGTGAAAATCTAGTCGCTTGTTGCAGAATGTTGCTGGCGTTTAATCAAGCTGCGTGTTTATTGGGAAGAGGAGGTTGGTTTTTGGAGAAGATTGGGCAAGAAAATGGGACTCAAATTAGAGTTTTGACTAGAGATCAGCTTCTACCGTGTGCTGCTCCAGGGGATGAGCTACTTCAG ATAACAGGGAACTTTTCAGCTGTAAAGAAAGCACTGTTCTCTATTTCAAGTTTTCTTCAAGAAAATATTGCACATTCTCAGCCGGACCAATTTCCTCCATGGGGTTATCAATCTGGTCATCATGGTGCAGATTATCATTCAAGGGGTTACCCTCCGAATCCAGGGCATGAGAATGCGGTAGCCCATAACAGAGGAGGGTTGGAAGAGGAAGTGGTATTTAAATTGTTATGCCAAGCTGACAAGGTTGGTAGTTTGATAGGGAAAGGTGGTTCCGTGGTGCGGGCTATGCAGAATGACACTGGTGCAGCAATCAAGATTTCTGATACTTCTCATGATTCAGACGAGCGGATTGTAGTGATATCGGCACGAGAG CATGCAGAGCAAAGATATTCTCCAGCACAAGATGCTGTTGTACGAGTGCAGTCCAGAATTGCTGAGATTGGATTTGAACCTGGTGCTCCAATTGTTGCTCGTCTTCTTGTACCTTCGCAGCAGGTTGGTTACTTGTTGGGTAAAGGTGGTCATATTGTATCTGAAATGAGAAGAGCTACTGGTGCTAATATACGGGTATCTTCGAAAGAACAACTTTCAAAGTCTGCTGGACTCCAGAATGATGAAGTTGTACAG GTCATTGGTAgtttgcagtcagttcaagatgcATTGTTTCATATCACAGGCAGGCTTCGGGAGTCTATACTCCCAATGAAACCTCCCTTTCCAGGCATTAATCCCCCTCCCTACTTACCTCCTTACCCTGAAATGCCACCTCCATTATTCAGGCCAAGACATAACCATGCCCCTCCATGCCCCTATCCTTCTCCAGGCGGACCTTTTCATGGCATTGACCCTTCTGTTGGTCCACCCCAACCACTCGATCACCAGccaccattttcgcatggcatggATCACATGGGTCCACATAATGTAGACCGTGGTCCGTATTCCTATGGTGGTGATAGACATGGACATGGTCCCATGTTTGATGGACCATCTTCTCCAGGATCTTGGACTCCTCAG GCTGGAACACCTAGGGGAGTCTATGATGCCGGTCCTGGCTTTGTTGCTAGAAATGGACGTCCAGGAAG TGGGAATCAAGCACCCATTTTGAGTAACACAAAGGTTGAGATCGTGATTCCTCAAACATACTTATGCCATGTTTATGGGGAGAATAATAGTAACCTGGGCCATATCAGGCAG ATTTCTGGAGCAAATTTGGTTATTCATGACCCAAAGCCGGGGGCCACTGATGGTTTAGTTGTTGTCTCTGGAACATCGGATCAGTTACGTACTGCTCAAAGCCTTATTCAAGCTTTTATCCTATGCGGACAAACTGCAGCTTGA
- the LOC108489704 gene encoding mannosyl-oligosaccharide 1,2-alpha-mannosidase MNS1 isoform X1, producing MARIRSSSSSSKFRYCNPSYYLKRPKRLALLLILFVSASSFVWDRQTLVREHEFEVSKLNDEVRRLQNMLEEFTNRVPANVPIEMQRREKVKEAMIHAWSAYEKYAWGNDELLPQTQSGENSFGGLGATIIDSLDTLLIMGLDEQFQKAREWVANTLDFNKTYDASVFETTIRVVGGLLSTYDLSGDNIFLEKARDIADRLLPAWDTPSGIPYNIINLARGNAHNLGWTGGKSILADSGTEQLEFIALSQRTGDPKYQEKVEKAIVALNKTFPADGLVPIYVDPNGGTAYGTITFGAMGDSFYEYLLKAWIQGNKTSSVKPYRDMWETSMKGLVSLIRRSSPSSFAYICEKTGDTLTDKMDELACFAPGMLALGSSGYGKVEAKKILSLAEELAWTCYNFYQSTQTKLAGENYLFNPGRDMSVGTTWNILRPETVESLFYLWRLTGNVTYQEWGWNIFQAFEKNCRIESGYVGLTDVYLALKDNKMQTFFLAETLKYLYLLFSPPTVIPLDEWVFNTEAHPLRIVNRNDDIAGSERQHKPTVGLQGRKTGRFGGN from the exons atgGCGAGGATTAGATCGTCTTCATCTTCGAGTAAATTCAGATACTGTAACCCCTCATATTACTTGAAAAGACCAAAGCGTTTGGCTTTGCTTTTGATTCTATTTGTTTCTGCTTCTTCTTTCGTTTGGGATCGTCAAACTCTCGTAAGAGAACACGAg TTTGAAGTGTCCAAGTTGAATGATGAAGTGCGTCGATTACAAAATATG CTAGAGGAATTTACAAATAGGGTGCCAGCAAATGTTCCCATAGAAATGCAAAGGAGAGAAAAAGTGAAGGAAGCCATGATTCATGCCTGGAGTGCATATGAAAAGTATGCATGGGGCAATGATGAACTTCTG CCTCAGACTCAGAGTGGTGAGAATAGCTTTGGTGGTCTTGGAGCAACAATAATAGACTCTCTTGATACATTACTTATTATGGGTCTAGATGAGCAGTTCCAGAAAGCAAGAGA GTGGGTTGCAAACACATTGGATTTTAATAAAACCTATGATGCTAGTGTTTTTGAGACAACCATAAG AGTTGTAGGTGGACTTCTTAGCACATATGATCTTTCAGGCGACAATATTTTCCTTGAAAAGGCTAGAGATATTGCAGATAGATTGCTACCTGCATGGGATACTCCTTCTGGAATCCCGTATAACATTATCAACTTGGCTCGTGGAAATGCACATAACCTTGGCTGGACTGGG GGTAAAAGTATTCTTGCAGATTCAGGGACAGAGCAACTGGAGTTTATTGCTCTTTCCCAAAGAACAGGAGATCCCAAGTATCAGGAGAAG GTGGAGAAAGCTATTGTTGCGCTTAATAAAACTTTTCCTGCTGATGGTTTGGTTCCCATCTATGTTGATCCTAATGGTGGCACTGCTTACGGAACTATAACCTTTGGTGCTATGGGTGATAG CTTCTATGAATATCTGCTTAAAGCCTGGATTCAAGGAAACAAAACATCATCTGTAAAACCTTATAG AGATATGTGGGAGACATCAATGAAAGGTTTGGTTAGCTTAATTAGAAGATCGTCACCATCTTCTTTTGCATATATCTGTGAGAAAACGGGGGATACATTGACAGACAAG ATGGATGAATTAGCATGCTTTGCTCCTGGAATGCTGGCTTTAGGATCATCTGGTTATGGTAAAGTTGAGGCAAAAAAAATCCTTTCCCTGGCTGAAGAG CTTGCTTGGACTTGTTACAATTTCTATCAGTCCACACAGACAAAATTAGCTGGAGAGAATTATCTCTTCAATCCCGGACGT GACATGAGCGTTGGTACAACCTGGAACATATTGAGACCAGAGACGGTTGAATCACTCTTTTACCTATGGCGTTTAACCGGTAATGTGACCTATCAAGAGTGGGGTTGGAATATATTTCAGGCATTTGAAAAGAACTGTCGGATAGAATCTGGATATGTTGGGCTGACGGAT GTTTACCTGGCTTTGAAAGACAACAAGATGCAAACCTTTTTTCTTGCAGAGACGCTGAAATATCTTTATCTTCTATTCTCACCCCCTACTGTCATCCCGTTGGATGAATGGGTATTCAACACGGAAGCACACCCTTTACGGATCGTTAACCGTAACGATGATATTGCTGGTTCGGAAAGGCAACATAAACCAACTGTTGGATTACAAGGCAGGAAGACAGGTCGGTTTGGAGGTAATTAG
- the LOC108489704 gene encoding mannosyl-oligosaccharide 1,2-alpha-mannosidase MNS1 isoform X2 encodes MARIRSSSSSSKFRYCNPSYYLKRPKRLALLLILFVSASSFVWDRQTLVREHEFEVSKLNDEVRRLQNMLEEFTNRVPANVPIEMQRREKVKEAMIHAWSAYEKYAWGNDELLPQTQSGENSFGGLGATIIDSLDTLLIMGLDEQFQKAREVVGGLLSTYDLSGDNIFLEKARDIADRLLPAWDTPSGIPYNIINLARGNAHNLGWTGGKSILADSGTEQLEFIALSQRTGDPKYQEKVEKAIVALNKTFPADGLVPIYVDPNGGTAYGTITFGAMGDSFYEYLLKAWIQGNKTSSVKPYRDMWETSMKGLVSLIRRSSPSSFAYICEKTGDTLTDKMDELACFAPGMLALGSSGYGKVEAKKILSLAEELAWTCYNFYQSTQTKLAGENYLFNPGRDMSVGTTWNILRPETVESLFYLWRLTGNVTYQEWGWNIFQAFEKNCRIESGYVGLTDVYLALKDNKMQTFFLAETLKYLYLLFSPPTVIPLDEWVFNTEAHPLRIVNRNDDIAGSERQHKPTVGLQGRKTGRFGGN; translated from the exons atgGCGAGGATTAGATCGTCTTCATCTTCGAGTAAATTCAGATACTGTAACCCCTCATATTACTTGAAAAGACCAAAGCGTTTGGCTTTGCTTTTGATTCTATTTGTTTCTGCTTCTTCTTTCGTTTGGGATCGTCAAACTCTCGTAAGAGAACACGAg TTTGAAGTGTCCAAGTTGAATGATGAAGTGCGTCGATTACAAAATATG CTAGAGGAATTTACAAATAGGGTGCCAGCAAATGTTCCCATAGAAATGCAAAGGAGAGAAAAAGTGAAGGAAGCCATGATTCATGCCTGGAGTGCATATGAAAAGTATGCATGGGGCAATGATGAACTTCTG CCTCAGACTCAGAGTGGTGAGAATAGCTTTGGTGGTCTTGGAGCAACAATAATAGACTCTCTTGATACATTACTTATTATGGGTCTAGATGAGCAGTTCCAGAAAGCAAGAGA AGTTGTAGGTGGACTTCTTAGCACATATGATCTTTCAGGCGACAATATTTTCCTTGAAAAGGCTAGAGATATTGCAGATAGATTGCTACCTGCATGGGATACTCCTTCTGGAATCCCGTATAACATTATCAACTTGGCTCGTGGAAATGCACATAACCTTGGCTGGACTGGG GGTAAAAGTATTCTTGCAGATTCAGGGACAGAGCAACTGGAGTTTATTGCTCTTTCCCAAAGAACAGGAGATCCCAAGTATCAGGAGAAG GTGGAGAAAGCTATTGTTGCGCTTAATAAAACTTTTCCTGCTGATGGTTTGGTTCCCATCTATGTTGATCCTAATGGTGGCACTGCTTACGGAACTATAACCTTTGGTGCTATGGGTGATAG CTTCTATGAATATCTGCTTAAAGCCTGGATTCAAGGAAACAAAACATCATCTGTAAAACCTTATAG AGATATGTGGGAGACATCAATGAAAGGTTTGGTTAGCTTAATTAGAAGATCGTCACCATCTTCTTTTGCATATATCTGTGAGAAAACGGGGGATACATTGACAGACAAG ATGGATGAATTAGCATGCTTTGCTCCTGGAATGCTGGCTTTAGGATCATCTGGTTATGGTAAAGTTGAGGCAAAAAAAATCCTTTCCCTGGCTGAAGAG CTTGCTTGGACTTGTTACAATTTCTATCAGTCCACACAGACAAAATTAGCTGGAGAGAATTATCTCTTCAATCCCGGACGT GACATGAGCGTTGGTACAACCTGGAACATATTGAGACCAGAGACGGTTGAATCACTCTTTTACCTATGGCGTTTAACCGGTAATGTGACCTATCAAGAGTGGGGTTGGAATATATTTCAGGCATTTGAAAAGAACTGTCGGATAGAATCTGGATATGTTGGGCTGACGGAT GTTTACCTGGCTTTGAAAGACAACAAGATGCAAACCTTTTTTCTTGCAGAGACGCTGAAATATCTTTATCTTCTATTCTCACCCCCTACTGTCATCCCGTTGGATGAATGGGTATTCAACACGGAAGCACACCCTTTACGGATCGTTAACCGTAACGATGATATTGCTGGTTCGGAAAGGCAACATAAACCAACTGTTGGATTACAAGGCAGGAAGACAGGTCGGTTTGGAGGTAATTAG
- the LOC108488539 gene encoding protein YIP4b-like gives MSNSHNDTIPLHPSNSQSDIDEIRSLIDDSVHSGPAVVLPARHPATTPPPSSSPFISSNIPPPPPVSSSSSLQKLQSVPAAPPPPPPVGNSSSIVANGFGPPPNTLTEPVLDTVKRDLWRIVSNLKLVVFPNPFREDPGKALRDWDLWGPFFFIVFLGVALSWSASVKKSQVFAVAFALLAAGAVILTLNVLLLGGHIIFFQSLSLLGYCLFPLDVGALICMLKDNVVAKVIIVCLALAWSSWAAYPFMSSAVNPNRKALALYPVLLMYLSVGFLIIAID, from the exons ATGTCAAATTCCCACAACGATACGATCCCACTCCACCCATCAAATTCTCAATCCGATATAGATGAGATCCGAAGTTTAATCGATGACAGCGTTCATTCAGGCCCTGCCGTCGTCCTCCCTGCACGGCATCCCGCCACCACTCCACCACCGTCATCTTCCCCTTTCATCTCCTCTAACATCCCTCCTCCGCCACCTGTCTCCTCCTCATCCTCCCTTCAAAAATTGCAATCCGTCCCCGCCGCTCCTCCTCCACCTCCACCTGTTGGTAATTCTAGCAGCATTGTCGCCAATGGGTTTGGTCCTCCGCCGAATACATTGACTGAACCCGTTTTGGATACGGTGAAAAGAGATCTGTGGAGGATCGTTAGTAATTTGAAGCTGGTAGTGTTTCCTAATCCTTTTAGAGAAGATCCAGGAAAAGCGTTGAGAGATTGGGATCTTTGGGGTCCGTTTTTCTTTATTGTTTTCTTGGGAGTCGCGCTTTCTTGGTCTGCCTCCGTTAAGAAG TCTCAGGTATTTGCTGTTGCATTTGCACTGCTGGCAGCTGGTGCTGTTATCTTAACGTTGAATGTACTATTACTG GGTGGGCATATCATTTTCTTCCAAAGTCTGAGTCTACTAGGTTATTGCTTATTCCCTTTGGATGTAGGAGCCTTAATCTGTATGTTAAAGGACAATGTGGTAGCTAAAGTAATCATCGTTTGTTTGGCATTGGCTTGGAGCTCATGGGCTGCCTATCCTTTCATGAGTTCGGCTGTTAATCCGAATCGGAAAGCCCTTGCTCTCTACCCCGTCCTTCTTATGTACTTGTCTGTCGGTTTTCTCATCATCGCCATTGATTGA
- the LOC108487360 gene encoding NADPH-dependent pterin aldehyde reductase yields the protein MTAASFSASNTAAVAAAAAAKTVLITGVSKGLGRALAVELSKRGHTVIGCSRAQEKLNSLQSELSSPDRHLLLKVDVRSDNSVKELARVMMEKKFVPDIIVNNAGTINKNNRIWEVPVEEFDTVIDTNVKGIANVLRHFIPLMLPKSRGIIVNMSSGWGRSGAALVAPYCASKWAVEGLSRAVAKEMPDGFAVVALSPGVINTEMLQSCFGNSASGYQTPDTWSLKAATMILNLTAADNGASLTV from the exons ATGACAGCGGCGTCGTTTAGCGCTTCGAACACGGCGGCAGTGGCTGCCGCTGCTGCAGCTAAGACGGTGTTGATAACCGGAGTGAGCAAAGGGCTTGGTAGAGCTTTAGCTGTCGAGCTTTCCAAGAGAGGCCACACCGTAATCGGTTGTTCCCGCGCCCAAGAAAAACTCAATTCCCTCCAATCGGAGCTCTCGTCGCCTGACCGTCACCTCCTCCTCAAAGTCGATGTG AGGTCAGATAACAGCGTTAAGGAGCTGGCTCGAGTGATGATGGAAAAGAAGTTTGTACCTGACATAATCG TAAACAATGCAGGTACAATCAATAAGAACAATAGAATTTGGGAGGTTCCGGTTGAAGAGTTCGATACTGTGATTGATACTAATGTAAAAGGGATTGCAAATGTGTTACGCCATTTTATCCCGTTGATGCTTCCAAAAAGTCGAGGGATTATTGTTAATATGTCTTCTGGATGGGGACGATCTGGTGCTGCTTTG GTTGCACCATACTGTGCATCAAAATGGGCTGTTGAAGGTTTAAGCAGAGCAGTAGCAAAGGAGATGCCTGATGGATTTGCTGTTGTAGCACTTAGTCCTGGTGTGATAAATACCGAGATGCTTCAATCTTGCTTCGGAAATTCAGCCTCAGGATATCAGACACCTGATACATG GTCTTTGAAGGCAGCTACAATGATACTCAATCTTACTGCAGCAGACAATGGGGCGTCCCTCACCGTTTGA